A genome region from Blautia coccoides includes the following:
- a CDS encoding sensor histidine kinase, whose product MRKWMEKISRWKFDRKMQLLVTVSIIATTLIVLVVSTISSVTSMKQQSIELLQAQNSTTAENFKSSLDNYKTLAIATVMDTSIQQYLKTANFSKETGGLKNNAYNILASISNMHSDMNFIAIVGKSPDDYIYKGQIAISAAQFSQVYTFDSQQCKTVQDTSIKMCFNNAYFNGSKYTLNIYFPIYDTNRVLGELGLLCMNFTDPSLQQILEYDSSKRLESMVVDTDGMMISARDKEKIGTNVDFIPKMKGVSGTFSKDGRLYIYQKVSDWRFYVVSSVPMMELYKSSIRTIFLMAFILLFLLTLSLMVVKRIISKVYRPLDKVVRKMDDVASGSLKTRINVEHMGEDFTKLAVGFNSMMEEILVLMDQVKMEQHQIEQIRFNALQSQIQPHFLYNTLECIHWQAMVDGNEEISTLVKALAKYYRICLSGGHDVIPLKMELEHVRNYLIIQNMRYDDIIGSEFDVEEAASDVMIPKLTLQPLVENSIYHGIKVKEGKTGSLFLKVRKRSSDVLITLADTGTGMSQQQIDEMNQHLSEYDDSFGYGVRNVNKRIELLYGEEFGLYYLRNESGGVTVEIRLPYVTQVEDGIIRGEMIHV is encoded by the coding sequence GAACAGCACAACGGCTGAAAACTTTAAAAGCTCACTGGACAATTATAAAACACTTGCAATCGCCACAGTTATGGACACATCCATTCAGCAGTACCTGAAGACGGCTAATTTTTCTAAAGAGACAGGCGGGCTGAAAAACAATGCGTATAATATACTGGCGAGTATTTCCAACATGCATTCAGATATGAATTTTATTGCCATTGTGGGAAAGTCCCCGGATGACTACATATACAAGGGGCAGATCGCCATATCAGCCGCACAGTTTTCCCAGGTTTACACCTTTGACTCCCAACAGTGCAAAACGGTGCAGGACACCTCTATTAAGATGTGCTTCAACAATGCGTATTTTAACGGAAGTAAATATACGCTGAATATTTATTTCCCCATCTATGACACGAACCGGGTACTGGGGGAGCTGGGGCTTCTCTGTATGAACTTTACAGATCCGAGTCTGCAGCAGATCCTGGAATACGACAGTTCAAAAAGGCTGGAGTCCATGGTGGTTGATACAGATGGAATGATGATCTCCGCCAGAGATAAGGAGAAGATTGGGACGAATGTGGACTTTATCCCAAAGATGAAGGGAGTATCCGGCACTTTTAGTAAGGACGGCAGGCTGTATATCTACCAGAAGGTCTCCGACTGGCGTTTCTATGTAGTGAGCAGTGTGCCTATGATGGAGCTTTACAAATCCAGTATCCGGACCATTTTCCTCATGGCATTCATCTTGCTGTTTCTGCTCACATTGAGCCTTATGGTGGTCAAGCGTATCATCAGCAAGGTATACCGTCCGTTGGACAAGGTGGTGCGGAAAATGGACGATGTGGCGTCAGGTTCCCTGAAAACACGTATCAACGTGGAACATATGGGGGAAGATTTTACCAAGCTTGCAGTTGGGTTTAACTCCATGATGGAGGAGATCCTGGTACTTATGGACCAGGTGAAAATGGAGCAGCATCAGATAGAACAGATCCGTTTTAATGCCCTCCAGTCCCAGATACAGCCCCATTTCCTGTACAATACCCTGGAGTGTATCCACTGGCAGGCCATGGTGGACGGCAATGAAGAGATATCTACGCTTGTGAAGGCTCTGGCAAAGTATTACCGCATCTGTTTAAGCGGCGGTCATGATGTGATCCCGCTGAAAATGGAGCTGGAACATGTGCGAAATTATCTGATCATCCAGAATATGCGGTATGATGACATTATCGGAAGTGAATTTGACGTGGAGGAGGCTGCATCCGATGTGATGATCCCTAAGCTTACACTGCAGCCGTTGGTGGAGAATTCCATATACCATGGAATCAAGGTGAAGGAGGGAAAGACAGGAAGCTTATTCCTGAAAGTGAGAAAGCGAAGCAGCGATGTCCTCATCACCCTGGCGGATACGGGAACCGGCATGAGCCAGCAGCAGATTGATGAGATGAACCAGCATCTCTCAGAATATGACGATTCTTTTGGCTATGGTGTGAGAAATGTAAATAAAAGGATTGAGCTTCTCTATGGGGAGGAGTTCGGACTTTACTATCTGAGAAACGAATCCGGCGGGGTGACAGTGGAGATACGCCTGCCTTATGTGACACAAGTGGAAGACGGTATCATACGGGGAGAGATGATTCATGTATAA
- a CDS encoding response regulator transcription factor, which translates to MYKILIVDDEKMIRLGMKKVLPWESLGISEVYDAASGKEALGIIREKKPEIMISDIQMTEMTGLELIEEARKIVPELRVIVLTGYDNFEYARQSLRLQVQDFFLKPIEEEELARAVSKQVNYLEDLKAEEKNLRLLQRTQGTAEQTELEHYMRNLVHKREDMCGIMDNLREYYHIDTERDLKLMLIVPTLYMNQQPAEENFQAMSVKNICMGMVDAQERGITFSDDDSTIAIAWFEAETGDVVLDAIEELSDILRDEFDVKPKMVVGSAVHGFCNLFISYNDARYLLDNEKEGIRDIVQTFGAQNKADIFRDIYAELKCIMCANVGNTDYVMKAFNTFSKATQSYNLSPAMVRRNCFEIASALYFSYLGDSGEVESGKLDSLSKSLICADREEACEVTRMFISQLLCKEEENVHEIITKAKHYIDEHLTEELSVSNIAASLYITPNYFSRLFKRVTKEGCNEYIVRKRIEKAKSLLETTSMKTGKIAMMVGYRDTNYFSLAFKKHTGKSPTKYREEIQHFV; encoded by the coding sequence ATGTATAAAATTTTGATTGTTGACGACGAGAAAATGATTCGCCTGGGCATGAAAAAAGTTCTGCCCTGGGAGAGCCTTGGAATCAGTGAAGTGTACGACGCGGCCTCAGGGAAGGAAGCATTGGGTATCATCAGAGAGAAGAAACCGGAAATTATGATTTCTGATATCCAGATGACAGAGATGACTGGTCTGGAACTCATTGAGGAGGCACGGAAGATAGTTCCCGAGCTTAGGGTCATCGTGCTCACAGGATATGATAATTTTGAGTACGCGAGGCAGAGCCTCCGCCTTCAGGTACAGGACTTTTTCCTGAAGCCCATTGAGGAGGAGGAGCTTGCGAGGGCTGTGAGCAAGCAGGTGAATTATCTGGAGGACTTAAAAGCAGAGGAAAAGAATCTGAGACTTCTCCAGAGGACCCAGGGAACGGCAGAACAGACAGAGCTGGAGCATTACATGAGGAATCTGGTGCACAAGCGGGAGGATATGTGCGGCATTATGGATAATCTGAGAGAATATTATCACATTGATACAGAACGTGATCTAAAGCTCATGTTGATCGTGCCCACTCTGTATATGAATCAGCAGCCGGCGGAAGAGAACTTCCAGGCCATGTCTGTGAAAAATATCTGCATGGGCATGGTGGATGCCCAGGAGAGGGGAATCACCTTCTCAGACGATGACAGCACCATTGCCATCGCCTGGTTCGAGGCAGAGACGGGAGACGTGGTGCTGGATGCCATTGAGGAACTGTCAGATATCCTCAGGGATGAATTTGACGTAAAACCCAAGATGGTGGTGGGCAGCGCAGTGCATGGATTTTGCAATCTCTTCATCTCTTACAATGACGCCCGTTATCTGCTGGACAATGAAAAAGAGGGAATACGTGATATTGTACAGACCTTCGGCGCGCAGAATAAGGCGGATATTTTCAGAGATATCTATGCGGAGTTAAAGTGTATCATGTGCGCAAATGTGGGAAATACGGATTATGTCATGAAAGCATTTAATACATTTTCAAAAGCGACCCAGTCCTATAATCTGTCACCGGCTATGGTGCGCAGAAACTGTTTTGAGATCGCGTCTGCCCTCTATTTTTCCTATTTGGGAGATTCCGGGGAGGTGGAATCGGGAAAACTGGATTCCCTCTCAAAAAGTCTCATCTGCGCTGACAGGGAGGAGGCATGTGAGGTGACACGCATGTTCATCTCCCAGCTTCTGTGCAAAGAGGAAGAGAATGTCCATGAGATCATAACAAAGGCAAAGCATTACATAGACGAACATCTGACAGAGGAGCTTTCCGTATCCAATATCGCGGCAAGCCTGTATATCACGCCCAATTATTTTTCCAGACTTTTTAAGCGTGTGACAAAGGAGGGCTGCAACGAATACATAGTGAGAAAGCGCATAGAGAAGGCAAAATCTCTGTTGGAAACCACCAGCATGAAGACCGGAAAAATTGCTATGATGGTGGGATACCGGGATACGAATTACTTCTCTCTGGCGTTTAAGAAGCACACAGGAAAGTCCCCCACAAAGTACAGGGAGGAGATACAGCATTTCGTATAG